A genomic segment from Poecilia reticulata strain Guanapo linkage group LG3, Guppy_female_1.0+MT, whole genome shotgun sequence encodes:
- the LOC103463039 gene encoding CUB and zona pellucida-like domain-containing protein 1 — MGDYATVTCNETTITVELAKSSFIKSKENHLHLIDWLDSSCSLRRHSNATHLVAVIPLNGCGTRVEEDDDNIIFENMITSADPNKIISRHQDIEINFSCAYPKRANLTLGFTHKNPYFFNERGFSSFTFQFEFFESQRFRKQVBASSYPVEVYLKQMIFMQIEATSSIPNTELFVESCRATPYDNPNSRTSYTIIENGCVKDETVQIFPSSKSNFRFGMEAFEFIGAHEEVYIXCSVLLCESSNPETRCSQGCIRSDSLNHRRRRDAPAQTSRHSISQGPLRLLRHSDTKVSDPGSGPGLYLGLNLVFAACCLXVCGLVVYRSRRTRAKYQRLPAADSPVDSDXPVD; from the exons ATGGGAGATT ACGCCACTGTCACCTGCAATGAAACGACAATAACCGTGGAGTTGGCAAAGTCTTCCTTCATCAAAAGCAAGGAAAACCATTTGCATCTAATTGACTGGTTGGATTCTTCCTGCAGCCTGAGACGTCATTCGAACGCGACCCACCTGGTGGCGGTCATCCCCCTGAACGGCTGTGGGACTCGGGTTGAG GAGGACGACGACAACATCATCTTTGAGAACATGATCACATCAGCTGATCCCAATAAAATCATTTCCAGGCACCAAGACATTGAGATCAATTTTTCCTGCGCCTATCCAAAGCGAGCCAACCTGACTCTGGgattcacacacaaaaacccgTACTTCTTTAACGAGAGAGGATTCAGCTCCTTCACCTTCCAGTTTGAGTTCTTTGAGAGTCAGCGTTTCAGGAAGCAGGTARACGCCAGCAGCTACCCGGTGGAGGTTTACCTGAAGCAGATGATCTTCATGCAGATCGAGGCCACCTCGTCCATCCCMAACACTGAGCTGTTTGTGGAGTCCTGCAGGGCGACTCCCTAYGACAACCCCAACTCCCGCACCAGCTACACCATCATCGAAAACGG ATGTGTGAAGGACGAAACTGTGCAAATCTTCCCAAGCTCCAAGTCTAATTTCAGATTTGGTATGGAGGCTTTTGAGTTTATTGGAGCTCATGAGGAG GTCTACATCRCCTGCTCGGTCCTCCTGTGCGAGAGCAGCAATCCTGAAACTCGATGCTCTCAGGGATGCATCAGATCCGACTCACTGAACCATCGCAGGAGGAGAGACGCTCCGGCCCAGACAAGCAGGCACTCCATTTCCCAGGGTCCTTTGCGCCTCCTTAGGCATTCCGACACCAAAG tttcagatCCAGGTTCAGGCCCAGGCCTGTATCTGGGCCTGAACCTGGTCTTTGCCGCCTGCTGCCTGKTGGTTTGCGGTCTGGTCGTCTACCGATCAAGAAGAACCAGAGCTAAATATCAACGCCTACCAGCTGCTGACTCTCCAGTCGACTCTGATCRCCCAGTAGATTAA